The Thalassotalea sp. HSM 43 genome window below encodes:
- a CDS encoding amidohydrolase: MKLSPLVLASACLFSANLFAQTTLIKNVNGYTMEAGELVQFHAVKYKDDIIKTVYKQGDVLPAKGDMTVIDGQQKTMLPGLIDAHGHVLNYGLSLLRADLMSSKSEQDAVAIISKYANENKALSWLQGRGWNQVQWPNKQFPTAASLDKVIDDKPVVLGRVDGHAIWVNSQAMELAGIDKDTKEIEGGEIVRDSDGNPTGVFIDNAMSLIYSKIPTLNDEEVQHALKIAMRSLASVGLTSVHDAGIYSDNLDAFKALTDDNEMVIRINAMLDVTDPQWRQQIAKGHYRSDDDMLVVHSVKISADGALGSRGAALIEDYSDKPHHKGLLLHDPADLTKLIKASMEAGFQVNTHAIGDNANKLVLDNYETLIKQTKTSALRHRVEHAQVLQLDDIKRFADNNIIASMQATHATSDKNMAEDRVGSERIKGAYAWRTLIDNGVVIAAGSDFPVEYPNPFFGLHASVTRQDQQNQPENGWYINEGMTLTEAFNSFTIGAAYAGHQETLLGSIEAGKKADFILIDQDIFKVAPEKIWQTKVIDTYVNGQKVSF; the protein is encoded by the coding sequence ATGAAATTATCACCTCTAGTATTGGCCAGCGCGTGTTTGTTTAGCGCCAATCTATTCGCGCAAACCACGCTCATTAAAAACGTCAATGGCTACACCATGGAAGCTGGTGAGTTGGTACAATTTCACGCCGTTAAGTACAAAGATGACATCATCAAAACGGTATACAAACAAGGCGATGTGTTACCTGCCAAAGGTGATATGACGGTCATTGATGGTCAACAAAAAACCATGTTACCAGGGTTAATTGATGCACATGGTCATGTCCTAAATTACGGTTTAAGTTTGCTGCGTGCTGATTTGATGAGCAGCAAATCAGAACAAGATGCTGTCGCAATTATCAGCAAATACGCAAATGAAAACAAAGCCTTATCATGGCTACAAGGCCGTGGCTGGAACCAAGTACAATGGCCCAACAAACAATTCCCTACTGCAGCTAGCCTAGATAAAGTTATAGACGATAAACCTGTGGTGTTAGGTCGCGTTGATGGCCATGCTATTTGGGTTAACTCTCAAGCAATGGAGTTGGCAGGTATAGATAAAGACACCAAAGAAATAGAAGGTGGTGAAATCGTTCGTGATAGCGACGGTAATCCAACCGGTGTCTTTATTGATAATGCAATGTCGCTTATCTACAGCAAAATCCCAACACTGAACGATGAAGAAGTGCAACATGCCTTAAAAATTGCCATGCGTTCTCTTGCCTCGGTCGGATTAACCAGTGTTCACGATGCCGGTATTTACAGTGATAATTTAGATGCCTTTAAAGCCCTTACCGATGACAATGAAATGGTTATCCGCATCAATGCCATGTTGGATGTTACCGACCCACAGTGGCGCCAACAAATCGCCAAAGGTCATTATCGCAGCGACGATGACATGTTGGTAGTACACAGCGTTAAAATCAGTGCTGATGGTGCCTTGGGCAGTCGCGGTGCCGCGTTAATTGAAGATTATAGCGATAAGCCGCATCACAAAGGTTTATTACTGCACGATCCAGCCGACCTAACAAAACTTATCAAAGCGTCCATGGAAGCCGGCTTTCAAGTAAATACCCATGCCATTGGCGATAACGCCAACAAGCTGGTGCTAGATAACTATGAAACCTTGATCAAGCAAACTAAAACGTCGGCATTACGCCACCGTGTTGAACATGCACAAGTGTTGCAGCTCGACGATATAAAACGCTTTGCAGATAATAATATCATCGCTTCTATGCAAGCCACTCACGCCACATCTGATAAGAATATGGCAGAAGACAGAGTCGGCAGTGAACGCATCAAAGGCGCCTATGCATGGCGCACGTTAATCGATAATGGCGTTGTTATTGCCGCAGGTTCGGATTTTCCAGTTGAATACCCTAACCCATTCTTTGGCTTACACGCGTCAGTGACTCGCCAAGACCAACAAAATCAACCCGAAAATGGCTGGTACATCAACGAAGGCATGACCTTAACTGAAGCCTTTAACAGTTTTACCATAGGTGCTGCCTATGCCGGTCATCAAGAAACCCTACTTGGCAGTATTGAAGCGGGTAAAAAAGCAGACTTCATTTTAATTGACCAAGATATCTTTAAGGTCGCGCCAGAAAAAATATGGCAAACCAAGGTGATTGATACCTACGT
- a CDS encoding ABC transporter permease gives MKEFSLILKSLMRNKIGALLIGLQIALTLTIMVNAVFMMQVRSEQMSRPSGLDEDNIFYLSNTIFSNDYNQPVNLKRDLDIIRNIDGVVDATQINAIPLSGGGWSMGLQTETGEEQDSVGVAVYMVDDHGVNTLGVDIIHGENFSLSDVEWRPSSKTSWPAKIILTQAMAESLFAETWQDSVGKTVYINRDEPMQIIGIMKTLQAPWNGWNGVERSILVPYQMETKGGRYIVRTEPGRRDEIMPLVEKALSDADKGRIIRRVTSMEETRERSYRNHDAINKILTVVIAVLTLITGFGIVGLAMFSINRRTKQIGTRRALGASRWQVMSYFMLENLIISTFGIALGLAGAIALNMWLVSSFAMKPINSELLFAGVLVLYAVGQLAVLYPARKAASISPAIATRTA, from the coding sequence ATGAAGGAATTTTCATTAATACTAAAATCACTTATGCGCAATAAAATTGGTGCTCTGTTAATCGGCCTGCAAATTGCCTTAACCTTAACCATTATGGTTAATGCGGTGTTTATGATGCAGGTTCGTAGTGAACAAATGAGCCGTCCAAGCGGTCTCGATGAAGACAATATCTTTTACTTGTCGAATACCATATTCAGTAACGACTATAACCAACCGGTCAATCTGAAACGCGATTTAGACATCATTCGCAACATCGATGGTGTGGTTGATGCCACGCAAATCAATGCCATTCCCCTCAGTGGTGGCGGTTGGTCGATGGGCTTGCAAACCGAAACAGGTGAAGAGCAAGACTCGGTTGGCGTTGCCGTTTATATGGTTGATGATCATGGTGTTAACACCCTAGGCGTAGACATCATCCATGGTGAAAACTTTTCATTAAGTGATGTTGAATGGCGTCCGAGTTCAAAAACCTCGTGGCCTGCGAAAATTATCCTCACCCAAGCGATGGCGGAGTCACTATTTGCCGAAACATGGCAAGACAGTGTTGGCAAAACCGTGTATATCAATCGTGATGAGCCGATGCAGATCATCGGCATCATGAAAACATTGCAAGCACCGTGGAATGGTTGGAATGGGGTTGAGCGTTCAATTTTGGTGCCGTATCAAATGGAAACCAAAGGTGGTCGCTATATCGTTCGCACCGAGCCTGGACGCCGCGATGAGATCATGCCACTGGTTGAAAAAGCGCTTAGTGATGCCGACAAAGGCCGAATTATTCGCCGTGTAACGTCAATGGAAGAAACCCGCGAGCGCAGTTACCGCAATCATGATGCCATTAATAAAATATTAACCGTGGTGATTGCCGTACTAACCCTTATTACCGGATTTGGTATCGTTGGTTTAGCGATGTTTTCGATTAACCGTCGTACCAAACAAATCGGTACTCGACGCGCGCTTGGTGCCAGCCGTTGGCAGGTGATGAGTTATTTTATGTTGGAGAACTTGATCATCTCAACCTTTGGTATCGCCTTGGGCTTAGCCGGTGCGATCGCGTTAAATATGTGGTTGGTAAGTAGCTTTGCTATGAAGCCAATCAACAGTGAACTGTTGTTCGCTGGCGTGTTGGTATTGTATGCCGTCGGTCAATTAGCGGTGTTGTACCCGGCACGTAAAGCCGCCAGTATTTCGCCGGCAATTGCCACCCGTACCGCCTAG
- a CDS encoding ABC transporter permease, producing the protein MFLYYLKLARISIIKHWGMSALMIVAIALGIGASMTTVTVTYLMSANPIPHKSDNLYYVQLDSWDVNNPANDDGTPPDQVTYRDGLYLFMQQKAYRQSIQAQANAVIEPEGKDALPFQVSARANSADFFSMFDVPFIYGSGWDHQADISKEQVVVLSRETNDRVFGGENSVGRSIKVAGNFFKVVGVIDTWQPVPRFYDITTGAFNESEEIFVPFSMIAEEKIGRSGNTNCWKNVGDGFQAFLDSECVWLQFWVELNNEQEKQEYQSFLNAYVEQQKSFGRFERPLNNRLSNVMEWLEQRQVVADDALMMTAMSLMFLIVCLLNTVGLLLAKFLSKSSEIGLRQALGASRRTLFAQYLVESGCIGLAGGLLGLFFAWLGLKGIDVLYGDMLRNLTSLDTTMVVAAISLAIVTSLLAGLYPTWRACNVQPSTQLKAQ; encoded by the coding sequence ATGTTTCTCTATTATTTAAAGCTGGCTCGCATCAGCATCATCAAACATTGGGGCATGAGTGCCTTAATGATTGTTGCCATTGCTCTGGGCATTGGTGCCTCAATGACCACAGTGACCGTTACCTATTTAATGTCGGCGAATCCTATTCCCCATAAGTCTGACAATTTGTATTACGTGCAATTGGACAGCTGGGATGTCAATAACCCCGCCAATGACGACGGTACTCCACCGGATCAGGTAACGTATCGGGATGGTTTATATCTGTTTATGCAGCAAAAAGCCTATCGTCAAAGCATTCAAGCGCAAGCTAATGCGGTGATTGAGCCAGAAGGTAAAGACGCCCTACCATTTCAGGTCAGTGCTCGTGCTAATTCGGCAGACTTTTTTAGCATGTTTGACGTGCCATTTATTTATGGCAGTGGCTGGGATCATCAAGCCGACATAAGCAAAGAGCAAGTGGTGGTATTGAGCCGCGAAACCAACGACCGGGTATTTGGTGGTGAAAACTCCGTTGGCCGCAGTATCAAAGTCGCTGGCAACTTTTTTAAAGTCGTTGGGGTTATTGATACTTGGCAACCGGTGCCACGCTTTTATGACATCACCACCGGTGCCTTTAACGAAAGTGAAGAAATCTTTGTGCCGTTTTCGATGATTGCAGAAGAAAAAATTGGTCGCAGTGGTAATACCAATTGCTGGAAAAATGTCGGCGATGGCTTCCAAGCATTCCTTGATTCAGAGTGTGTTTGGCTGCAATTTTGGGTGGAGTTAAACAACGAGCAGGAAAAACAGGAATACCAGAGCTTCTTAAACGCCTATGTTGAGCAACAAAAATCCTTCGGCCGTTTTGAACGTCCGCTGAATAACCGTTTAAGCAATGTAATGGAATGGTTAGAGCAACGACAAGTTGTTGCCGATGATGCGTTGATGATGACGGCAATGTCATTGATGTTCTTAATTGTGTGTTTGCTCAATACCGTCGGCTTATTGTTAGCAAAATTCTTGTCCAAATCGTCAGAAATTGGTCTGCGCCAAGCGCTCGGAGCCAGCCGACGTACTTTGTTCGCACAGTACTTAGTGGAGTCAGGCTGTATCGGCTTAGCCGGTGGTTTACTCGGTTTATTCTTTGCGTGGCTTGGCTTAAAAGGTATTGATGTCTTGTATGGCGATATGCTGCGCAACCTAACCAGCTTAGATACCACCATGGTAGTCGCCGCCATTAGCTTGGCCATTGTCACCAGTTTACTGGCTGGACTATACCCAACGTGGCGCGCATGTAATGTGCAACCGTCGACACAACTGAAAGCGCAATAG
- a CDS encoding ABC transporter ATP-binding protein: protein MLTMKDINKVFRTNEVQTHALRDFHLQVNEGDFISVTGPSGSGKTTFLNIAGMLEQFSSGQYSLDDIDIGSLNDNQRSRIRNEKIGFIFQSFNLIPDLNLFDNVDVPLRYQSLSSKERKQRIEHYLEMVGLSNRMKHLPSQLSGGQQQRVAIARALATHPRFLLADEPTGNLDTQMAQGVMELLEDINAQGTTIIMVTHDNELANRAKRKIQIKDGRVSELDVVVSQSAASA, encoded by the coding sequence ATGTTAACCATGAAAGACATCAACAAGGTGTTTCGCACCAACGAGGTTCAAACCCACGCCCTGCGCGATTTTCACCTGCAGGTTAATGAAGGCGACTTTATCAGTGTGACCGGCCCGTCGGGTTCAGGGAAAACCACGTTTTTAAACATCGCTGGTATGCTCGAACAATTTAGCTCTGGTCAATACTCTCTTGATGACATTGATATTGGCAGCTTGAACGACAACCAACGTTCACGCATTCGTAATGAAAAAATAGGCTTTATTTTTCAGAGCTTTAATTTGATTCCTGATCTTAACCTGTTTGATAACGTTGATGTGCCATTGCGCTATCAGTCATTGAGTAGCAAAGAACGCAAACAGCGTATTGAGCATTATTTAGAAATGGTTGGCTTAAGTAACCGTATGAAGCATTTGCCAAGCCAACTATCTGGTGGTCAACAGCAACGTGTTGCCATTGCCCGCGCCCTTGCCACGCACCCGCGCTTTTTATTGGCGGATGAGCCAACCGGTAACTTAGATACGCAAATGGCACAAGGTGTTATGGAATTGCTCGAAGACATTAACGCCCAAGGCACCACCATTATTATGGTGACTCATGACAATGAATTGGCCAATCGTGCCAAGCGTAAAATCCAAATTAAAGATGGCCGCGTCAGCGAATTAGACGTGGTTGTTAGCCAATCTGCTGCCAGCGCTTAG
- a CDS encoding efflux RND transporter periplasmic adaptor subunit, with the protein MKLADTSSQDEVLATSNSMHRRWLIATGVIMTFVAMFYLLSPAVAKWSQTDRSIPLKRVRLASVEITDFVRDVSVQGRVVAAVSPTLYAPAEGTITFAIDAGSEVKQGDILAEIDSPELTSRFDQEQASLQNLQTGLKRQTIQSKKQQLFDKKAVDLAQVALTTATREKRRADQAYSKHAISQIDFEKAQDDLANAKLQFDHAVSDAQLAKESMDFDLQSLRLDIQRQTLLVNDLQRQVNALKVASPVNGIVGNLNVENKTYLAKNQAILMVVDLSQFEVEVAVPESYADDLLLGMDVEVQFSQQPYRARLVTISPEILDNQVTGRVRFEEQVPRGLRQNQRLNTRILLERRDDVLQVRRGQFLDSSNGRFAYVVKDGIAIKRPIKTGARSLSKVEIVEGLTIGDQIVISGTDIFENAEQVMLTQ; encoded by the coding sequence ATGAAACTAGCTGATACCAGCTCGCAAGACGAGGTCCTGGCGACCTCAAACTCAATGCACCGACGATGGCTTATTGCCACCGGTGTGATCATGACATTTGTCGCAATGTTTTATCTGCTTAGCCCTGCTGTGGCCAAGTGGAGCCAAACCGATCGCTCGATCCCATTAAAACGGGTACGACTTGCCAGTGTTGAAATAACCGACTTTGTGCGCGATGTGTCGGTACAAGGTCGCGTTGTCGCCGCTGTTAGTCCGACGCTTTATGCTCCGGCAGAGGGCACCATAACCTTTGCGATTGATGCCGGTAGCGAAGTCAAACAAGGCGATATATTGGCCGAGATTGATAGCCCAGAACTGACCAGTCGCTTTGATCAAGAACAAGCCAGTTTGCAAAATTTACAAACCGGTTTAAAACGTCAAACCATCCAAAGTAAAAAACAACAATTGTTTGACAAAAAGGCCGTTGATTTAGCTCAGGTCGCGTTAACCACCGCCACCCGGGAAAAACGTCGCGCCGATCAAGCCTATTCTAAACACGCCATTAGCCAAATCGACTTTGAAAAAGCCCAAGATGATCTCGCCAATGCCAAGTTGCAATTTGATCATGCGGTCAGCGATGCGCAATTAGCAAAAGAATCGATGGATTTTGATTTACAAAGTTTGCGCCTCGATATTCAGCGCCAAACCTTGTTGGTCAATGATTTGCAGCGCCAAGTCAATGCGTTGAAAGTCGCCTCCCCGGTCAATGGTATTGTCGGTAACCTTAATGTCGAAAACAAAACCTATTTAGCCAAGAATCAAGCGATTTTAATGGTCGTTGATTTAAGCCAGTTTGAAGTTGAAGTCGCAGTTCCAGAATCTTACGCCGATGATTTGCTGCTGGGAATGGACGTTGAAGTGCAGTTTTCACAGCAACCTTATCGTGCTCGCTTGGTAACAATTTCCCCCGAAATACTGGATAACCAGGTTACCGGGCGAGTGCGTTTTGAGGAGCAAGTACCTCGCGGCTTGCGCCAAAACCAACGCCTTAACACCCGCATCCTGCTTGAACGTCGCGATGATGTATTGCAGGTACGTCGCGGCCAGTTCTTAGACAGCTCCAACGGGCGTTTTGCCTATGTCGTTAAAGATGGCATCGCCATTAAACGCCCAATTAAAACCGGCGCTCGCAGTTTGAGCAAAGTAGAGATTGTTGAGGGCCTGACCATTGGTGACCAAATAGTCATCTCGGGTACCGATATATTTGAAAATGCTGAGCAAGTAATGCTCACCCAATAA
- the lnt gene encoding apolipoprotein N-acyltransferase, translated as MIIAEQITRFQINHKLLALLFCYLSGALATLAFAPYGYWPLALLSVVLWFSQVHQQSARRASQLSFAWGFGYFSFGISWVHVSIEQFGGMPLLASLFLMLLLCGYLAIYPALSGWLAAKLTGQNKVNLMVLAISWLVTEYLRSFVLTGFPWLSIGYSQIDSPFAALAPIMGEVGISVMVMLSCASLCVLIAKPTHKLAIISLVLIATSLIVSPQFSFTQSTGDSFTTALVQGNIKQELRWDDEAEQNIIDLYINNSSDLYKDHDVVIWPEAAIPRVEPLAQETLRYVNEQAHLNDSSLITGIINYNLENRQFYNSIIVMGNKSQGDDKGGYYFGNSNQYSKHHLLPIGEFVPFGDLLRPIAPFFNLPMSSFSRGDFVQANLQANDIRLLPLICFEIVFPNQLSANLREHTDAILTISNDAWFGDSHGPHQHLEIARMRALEFAKPVIRATNNGLTAVIDHHGQIIADVPQFTESILSTSVNKVSGQTLYGEYGKTIHKILVWLLMLGFVARLWQLKRRSNKQTSGNS; from the coding sequence ATGATAATAGCAGAGCAAATAACTCGTTTTCAGATAAACCATAAACTCTTGGCTCTGCTGTTTTGTTATCTAAGTGGCGCGCTCGCCACCTTGGCATTTGCGCCATATGGTTATTGGCCACTGGCTCTGCTGTCAGTGGTATTATGGTTTTCACAAGTACATCAACAAAGTGCCCGTCGAGCCAGCCAATTAAGCTTCGCTTGGGGCTTTGGTTATTTCTCTTTTGGCATCAGTTGGGTGCATGTATCGATTGAGCAATTTGGCGGTATGCCCTTGCTCGCCTCATTATTCTTAATGCTGTTATTGTGCGGCTATTTAGCTATTTACCCAGCGCTGAGTGGTTGGTTGGCAGCCAAGTTGACCGGACAAAACAAAGTTAATCTGATGGTCTTAGCCATCAGCTGGTTAGTGACTGAATACCTACGCAGTTTTGTATTAACTGGGTTTCCGTGGTTATCCATTGGTTACAGTCAAATAGACAGCCCCTTTGCAGCCCTCGCGCCGATAATGGGAGAGGTCGGCATCAGTGTGATGGTGATGCTTAGCTGCGCCAGCCTATGTGTATTGATAGCCAAACCAACACACAAACTCGCCATCATCAGCCTAGTACTCATTGCAACAAGCCTGATAGTCAGCCCGCAATTTAGCTTCACGCAAAGTACCGGCGACAGCTTCACCACGGCCTTAGTGCAAGGTAACATCAAGCAAGAATTGCGTTGGGATGACGAAGCAGAGCAAAACATCATTGACCTGTATATCAACAACAGCAGCGATTTATATAAAGATCATGATGTCGTCATTTGGCCTGAAGCGGCGATCCCTCGGGTTGAGCCACTGGCACAAGAAACATTGCGATACGTGAATGAACAAGCGCACCTTAATGACAGCAGTTTGATCACTGGTATCATCAATTACAATTTAGAAAACCGCCAATTTTATAACAGCATTATTGTTATGGGTAATAAGTCGCAAGGCGATGACAAAGGCGGTTATTACTTCGGTAACAGTAACCAATACAGCAAGCACCATTTATTACCGATTGGTGAGTTTGTGCCCTTTGGCGATTTATTAAGACCGATTGCACCATTTTTTAATTTGCCAATGTCTTCCTTTAGCCGAGGCGATTTTGTGCAAGCCAACTTGCAAGCCAATGATATTCGCTTACTGCCATTGATTTGTTTTGAAATTGTGTTTCCAAATCAGCTGTCGGCCAACCTTAGAGAGCACACCGATGCCATACTTACCATCAGCAATGATGCTTGGTTTGGTGACTCACATGGCCCACATCAACACTTAGAAATTGCCCGCATGCGTGCCCTTGAATTTGCAAAGCCGGTCATTCGAGCGACCAATAATGGCCTCACTGCGGTGATTGATCATCACGGTCAAATCATTGCCGACGTGCCGCAATTCACCGAAAGTATTTTGTCGACTAGCGTCAACAAAGTCAGCGGTCAAACCTTATATGGCGAGTATGGCAAAACCATTCATAAGATTTTGGTATGGTTGCTGATGCTTGGTTTTGTTGCCCGTTTGTGGCAATTAAAGCGCCGCAGCAATAAACAGACATCAGGAAATTCCTAA
- a CDS encoding HlyC/CorC family transporter has translation MSDDNSQSTNGSSKTLMEKLVQVFTGEPQSKEELVDVLVDATDRDLIKPSTKQMLEGVLEVSDMRVRDIMIPRSHMVTVDISQTVEEFLPTMIDSAHSRFPVTNEDIDHIEGMLLAKDLLPYAFSKEASELCIADLLRPAMIIPESKKVEPLLKEFRQERYHMAIVVDEYGGVSGLVTIEDILELIVGEIEDEHDDMLEREIRHLSGNVYQVKALTELEDFNEYFNSGFNEEEADTIGGIVIHGFGHMPKRGESTSLDKFKFKVVSCDRRRIQQMQVTVPEGHTINGKLAD, from the coding sequence ATGAGCGACGACAACTCCCAGTCTACCAACGGCTCTTCGAAAACCTTAATGGAAAAACTTGTTCAGGTTTTTACCGGGGAGCCGCAAAGCAAAGAAGAATTGGTCGATGTACTCGTTGATGCTACCGACCGAGATCTAATCAAACCTTCTACCAAGCAAATGCTTGAAGGCGTTCTAGAAGTCAGTGATATGCGCGTACGCGACATCATGATCCCACGTTCGCACATGGTTACTGTCGATATTTCGCAGACCGTTGAAGAGTTTTTGCCAACCATGATTGATTCGGCGCATTCGCGTTTTCCGGTAACCAATGAAGACATCGATCATATTGAAGGCATGTTGCTTGCCAAAGATCTACTGCCTTATGCGTTCAGCAAAGAAGCCAGTGAACTTTGCATTGCCGATTTGTTGCGACCAGCAATGATCATTCCTGAAAGCAAGAAGGTTGAACCGCTGCTAAAAGAGTTTCGTCAAGAACGTTACCATATGGCCATCGTTGTCGATGAATACGGCGGCGTGTCAGGTTTGGTAACCATTGAAGATATCCTTGAGCTTATCGTTGGTGAAATTGAAGACGAGCATGACGATATGCTCGAGCGTGAAATTCGCCACTTAAGCGGCAACGTCTATCAAGTTAAAGCCCTTACTGAACTCGAAGATTTTAACGAGTACTTCAATTCTGGCTTTAATGAAGAAGAAGCAGATACCATTGGTGGTATTGTTATTCACGGTTTTGGTCATATGCCAAAACGAGGTGAGAGTACCTCACTTGATAAATTCAAATTTAAAGTGGTCAGTTGTGACCGTCGTCGCATACAGCAAATGCAAGTAACCGTGCCGGAAGGACACACCATAAACGGTAAACTAGCCGATTAA
- the ybeY gene encoding rRNA maturation RNase YbeY: MPSEHICIDIQVACDNSELPNAEQLQRWADAALASYNKPFELTIRMVSSEESQQLNHEYRGKDKPTNVLSFPFEVPEGIELDLLGDLVVCADVVEHEAKQQNKPLFAHWAHMIIHGCLHLLGFDHINEDDANEMEAIEIKLLAELGISNPYIASDD, translated from the coding sequence ATGCCTTCTGAACATATATGTATTGATATTCAGGTCGCTTGCGATAATAGCGAGCTGCCTAATGCCGAACAATTGCAACGCTGGGCTGACGCAGCACTGGCGAGCTATAACAAACCATTTGAGCTAACCATTCGTATGGTTAGCAGTGAAGAATCACAACAACTCAACCACGAATACCGAGGCAAAGACAAGCCAACCAATGTATTGTCGTTCCCATTTGAGGTGCCAGAAGGCATTGAACTGGACTTACTCGGTGACCTAGTGGTGTGTGCTGATGTGGTGGAACACGAAGCCAAACAACAAAACAAACCCCTATTTGCTCACTGGGCGCATATGATCATTCACGGATGCTTGCATTTATTAGGCTTTGATCATATAAACGAAGATGACGCAAATGAGATGGAAGCGATTGAAATAAAATTATTGGCCGAACTCGGTATCTCTAATCCATATATCGCTTCTGATGATTAA
- a CDS encoding PhoH family protein, protein MEPLDNNRLANLCGPLDDNLRKIERRFGVEVNYRGNKFKVHGKEQVCIAVVKLLKDLYVMTSPVKGKVGSISAEDLHLAMTEINVLEQENSENAEQYEQMVTIKTKRGIIKPRNDNQSEYVQNVLTNDISFGVGVAGTGKTYLAVACAVDALERQEIRRILLTRPAVEAGEKLGFLPGDLSQKVDPYLRPLYDALFEMLGFEKVEKLIERNVIEVAPLAYMRGRTLNDAFIILDESQNTTVEQMKMFLTRIGFNSKAVITGDITQVDLPRGQRSGLRHAIEVLDNIKGVSFNYFQAKDVVRHAVVARIVEAYERHDSQHS, encoded by the coding sequence ATGGAACCGCTGGACAATAATCGTCTGGCGAATCTATGCGGTCCTTTAGATGACAACCTTCGTAAAATCGAACGCCGTTTTGGTGTTGAAGTCAACTATCGTGGCAATAAGTTTAAAGTGCACGGTAAAGAACAAGTCTGTATCGCTGTGGTCAAACTGCTTAAAGATTTGTATGTGATGACGTCACCGGTAAAAGGTAAAGTTGGCAGCATTTCTGCTGAAGATCTGCACTTGGCGATGACAGAAATTAACGTGCTTGAACAAGAAAACAGTGAAAACGCTGAGCAATACGAGCAAATGGTCACCATCAAAACCAAACGTGGCATCATCAAACCTCGTAATGATAATCAGTCGGAATATGTGCAAAACGTACTGACCAATGACATCAGCTTTGGTGTTGGTGTTGCGGGTACCGGTAAAACATACTTAGCGGTTGCCTGTGCGGTTGATGCCCTAGAGCGTCAAGAAATTCGTCGTATTTTACTGACACGACCAGCGGTTGAAGCCGGTGAAAAACTCGGCTTCTTACCAGGCGATTTAAGTCAAAAAGTTGACCCATACTTACGTCCTCTGTATGACGCATTATTTGAAATGCTTGGGTTTGAAAAAGTTGAAAAACTGATCGAACGCAACGTTATCGAAGTTGCGCCACTGGCGTATATGCGAGGCCGAACCTTAAACGATGCCTTTATTATTCTTGATGAAAGCCAAAATACTACGGTTGAACAAATGAAAATGTTCCTTACCCGTATCGGCTTTAACTCGAAAGCCGTGATCACCGGTGATATTACGCAAGTAGATTTACCGCGCGGTCAACGCAGCGGTTTGCGTCACGCGATTGAAGTGCTTGATAACATCAAAGGTGTTAGCTTTAACTATTTCCAAGCCAAAGACGTGGTTCGCCACGCCGTTGTTGCGCGCATCGTTGAAGCATACGAACGCCACGACAGCCAACACAGTTAA